The Paenibacillus sophorae genome has a segment encoding these proteins:
- a CDS encoding glycosyltransferase, which translates to MNELPTITLAAPIQNRDFVLNQYLDHIYKIDYPKNRLELLFVLNNSSDHSEEILRIFKKKHNDEYKCITIDTYNRDVPQDTRKTSIRNEYIYQHLSILKNYIMFKVKTEKLMFIDSDILVPDSVINNLLKSKKNIVSGLIYNGYLVDPEQPYKYPNVMRLNEHNCYEHISNSYIRNAPQLKEQQLIKVDLTGAVFMLDKQVYKKIKFGYHPQGEDAYFCAMAQRNGFEIWCDVGTFCTHVMEK; encoded by the coding sequence ATGAATGAATTACCAACAATCACACTCGCAGCACCCATTCAAAACAGAGATTTTGTTTTAAATCAGTACCTCGATCATATCTATAAGATTGATTACCCCAAAAATAGGTTAGAATTACTCTTTGTCCTCAACAATTCGTCTGATCATAGTGAAGAAATATTAAGAATATTCAAGAAAAAACATAATGATGAATATAAATGTATTACTATTGACACCTACAATCGAGACGTTCCACAAGATACTCGAAAAACAAGTATAAGAAATGAGTACATCTATCAACATTTGAGTATATTAAAAAATTACATTATGTTTAAAGTAAAGACCGAAAAACTTATGTTTATTGATTCTGATATTTTAGTCCCTGATAGTGTAATTAATAATCTACTTAAATCTAAAAAAAATATAGTTTCGGGACTAATATATAATGGCTATTTAGTTGACCCAGAACAACCTTATAAGTATCCAAACGTGATGAGATTAAATGAGCATAATTGCTATGAACATATTTCAAATAGTTATATACGAAATGCTCCACAACTTAAAGAACAACAATTAATAAAAGTTGACTTAACAGGTGCAGTATTCATGCTTGATAAACAAGTATATAAGAAAATTAAATTTGGGTATCATCCTCAAGGGGAAGATGCCTATTTTTGTGCAATGGCACAGAGAAATGGTTTTGAAATTTGGTGTGACGTTGGCACATTTTGCACTCATGTAATGGAAAAATAA
- a CDS encoding tyrosine-type recombinase/integrase, which translates to MASKITKVKYFTPEKKALISPANKKLYEKYLNSSIIKNRDVKETTYKTYENYFTQFLVFLAEKYDNIGLYSEEFFEDAVEIMESFISFCQETLKNNKKVINTKISSVSTFYLWSMKRKLVDRHPFDKQLERMKGASEEKIINSYFLNDEEVEIIKYGLNEEGSRFDIQDKIIWEVMLESANRIGAISKLTLSSLDIENMIFTDIREKRGYKVEVVFGEEGRDLIKQWLEMRKEMDNLAVDSLFITKYRNEYKPMDKGTIQERIKKIGAIIGLDDFHAHCIRKTQLNSVYEKTGDLSLAAELANHKSIETTRQSYIKPQSKAEVRDKINKMKEKMKREKEIAEKKESNNES; encoded by the coding sequence ATGGCTTCCAAAATTACAAAAGTTAAATATTTCACACCTGAAAAGAAGGCACTTATCTCTCCTGCAAACAAAAAATTATATGAGAAATACCTTAACAGCAGCATTATTAAAAACAGAGATGTTAAGGAAACTACATATAAAACATATGAAAATTACTTTACTCAATTCCTAGTCTTTCTTGCTGAAAAGTACGACAATATTGGATTATATAGCGAAGAATTCTTTGAAGATGCGGTAGAGATTATGGAATCTTTTATTTCTTTTTGTCAGGAGACTTTAAAGAATAATAAGAAAGTAATCAATACGAAAATTTCATCTGTTAGTACTTTCTATCTCTGGAGCATGAAGAGAAAATTAGTTGATAGGCATCCATTCGATAAACAGTTGGAACGAATGAAAGGTGCGAGTGAAGAAAAGATCATAAACTCTTATTTCCTTAATGATGAGGAAGTAGAAATTATTAAATATGGACTTAATGAAGAAGGCAGCAGATTTGACATTCAAGATAAAATTATATGGGAAGTAATGCTTGAATCTGCCAACCGAATCGGAGCTATCTCCAAACTGACTCTCTCCTCACTTGATATTGAAAATATGATTTTCACTGATATCCGCGAAAAACGTGGATATAAAGTTGAAGTTGTGTTTGGTGAAGAAGGGCGAGATCTAATCAAGCAATGGCTTGAGATGCGAAAAGAAATGGATAATTTAGCTGTAGATTCCCTATTTATCACAAAATACAGAAACGAGTATAAACCAATGGATAAGGGAACAATTCAAGAACGAATTAAGAAAATCGGAGCAATAATTGGCCTTGATGACTTTCACGCCCACTGTATTCGTAAGACACAACTAAACTCTGTTTACGAGAAAACCGGGGATTTGTCATTGGCAGCGGAACTTGCTAACCACAAAAGCATTGAAACTACTAGGCAATCGTACATTAAACCTCAATCTAAAGCCGAAGTTCGAGATAAAATTAATAAAATGAAAGAAAAAATGAAAAGAGAAAAGGAAATAGCTGAGAAAAAGGAGTCAAATAATGAAAGTTAA
- a CDS encoding phage tail tape measure protein: MANELGILLTASLNQGASVKSVNESIKALSSHPSLQKLNVKINVDQSFVKSISSFIDATKKLNSNLEAQNRVVKETITEFKNLDGSITKTTQQILANGELIEKSRTKHDANKKAINEESKAYDEQRKTLSQLEAEMNGYIKASEKVNRNKAGQINSITNTYKNADTGKTVTVNTDSEGNVNNYSKVSNYLKAEQDALKAEQEINRQREQIAKEEYNTRKALADKNLREEEQRNKEFIAALKERYSQEQAILKNQEEMEKIHYLALQQNQKREEQYAKSVADTQQKINDARNKYGNNNHVVSSLNELESKLKSISNIGDFKSPLSSLNNDLKRTISHLDEGSHHSRSFGDSLKHAFSNIALYGGLGSVLMGVQQFFKEGISYVNELNKSLTELSIVYMQGQDEVEKYAEKFHELGMQMSITSSELAKGAVEFARQGLSQEETFSRMETAVKYAKISNLDFTTSAKILTATVNSMGISIERASDVFSYLGDATATDASEVGEAFQRVGGTAGAIGVEFEKVASWIATISSNTRESASTIGNSVKSILARMESLREKGFDEEDGTKVNDVAKALATIGVKLIDTQGNFRDFGTVMDEIGAKWSTLSNRQQAYISTATAGSYQSARFLSLMSDYQQSMDLYRGALDSAGTSTEKFGLYQQGTEAHIDKMKTALEGLWSSMFKSDGIRSVVDMLTGLFTVLDRVTKTFGGLQTIMGTATIAFLLFNRNIPNVALGVMGINLKAVALSMKIFTGSTIAARAAVIGLQAAMSLGLTVAIMGVTTLISKLVSANQKAKEEQEALAAQQKTIATNWSEQKGSIIGLIAEYQNLNEVTKGGTVFSDTEQEQKYRDLIDQISGLMPNLVASIDDKGEKHLKNADAIKQELDYTEKLTKAQQEQTVIDAGKNFDKQIDEIEDYNKQIKNLQAKMALGGSYITDGMGGATFLPFTDSELNKFKIQLLTLQSKVASSSSVMRDDLGSITKNILTINGTKIDDNVSKQIEQITKSLSLNGLTGEDLKNKAHDISKFVSDLNALKGVSADTTNYQALIAEISLIGKSLGMTDFDIQKFIDSLKESNNALTTITSHTDEVKSALNDLSKSFKDTSDTVSPLNSAIQKLRQGKSLTADEIANLIEKVDGFSSAVTTENGVLKVNLKAVTALRDKSVQSFEDMIKSKEAQIKSLRDQTNSELEQYGIQIEGIKSVAEALQALAQKKTEVSQDMSAILHDPEGNDESGQAYKNSLQEQQANMAATEESLKAIGDAQNTINELRGTGTTILNHVGESTDDANDSNNKLTDSYSDTVEVLTDLQKALISIQKLQDEEENKRNRMRRSSKEYQESLKKTLDLRKQELALLEKGAKDPSQLVSTKITTTTKTTGSDNSSSSYSGNNSSTGDYSDIINKNASANKVDANLIKAIIAQESSFNPNSTSHSGAKGLMQLMDGTARGLGVTNSYDPEQNVAGGTKYFAGLLKKYNGDAELALMAYNGGPGRIDKWLKSGKSISLPKETKEYASKVLSYYNSYSGTSSSTSDNNGVAKTTVKTGDTSTTVKTDGPTAKEIKDAAEKNAQDILKAQNDVNSAQIDILEEIKYIADNDVEEQERLIAASQKRQEKLDPTGAEFKKENDVQVNIQSKIQNIRNQESLNLQKKLKEYGIESDEYDKLIKQLQTERVDIQSDKYKKLVENINIGIDATKEGISNLDNLITQSQNKMAQYAQGTPEYNKELNYQIELKKKQKKENDDLISSLDSLIKSENLDAATKKNLKAILDELNLKDYTADIKDLNAQLIASKSIPLENKLSDLNYQLELSQAKMKGYIEGSKEYNQEIKNQISIQNEKIAVTKELIAYEETQSKNEELTAEAREEHKKRVQELTLSLYDYSDAIKSLREDYADKIIDELKKVIEQERDLKLEAIDDQIKAEDERHNARVKNIEDEQKQFEDYINAQQKSLSRQDASDDYEGDLQKKLEERQKIISRLGVLSTDNSMSAKAKRTDLNEQLASIDEEIGKFKLDRERTVRDESLQDQLDDRSEYTDKIKEIEDDLTDTVKKNLDKQKEAIEQEYDDRLNNEKYFYDLKQRLLSDDSAISKAAIAEIQTAYGIYFTTLQNHAFETTQAFNNLNDALIKMQNNLSGFPTSDYSGISSVSPPPTTPGGNSSNSPTPNSKDTSAARSAWQAYLSNKQQAELIRKDMEKSKKDKAKYTKLENDFNALKGKNDVIRSQYTWFPEGSYDELKNKDIFSAETGGMTPGWGSGGKLLLAHEKELILNKFDTSNLLKIVDVARNIITQTRNGLNNISFTPSVAGATNNTSTIGDIYIYANNKDDAESISDKVVKKLQKFKKF, translated from the coding sequence ATGGCAAATGAACTGGGAATATTATTGACAGCAAGCCTTAATCAAGGTGCAAGTGTCAAATCCGTCAACGAGAGTATCAAAGCATTAAGCTCTCATCCTTCTCTACAAAAGTTAAATGTAAAAATAAATGTTGACCAATCATTTGTAAAATCAATTAGTTCATTTATTGATGCAACAAAAAAGCTCAACAGTAATCTCGAAGCACAAAATAGAGTTGTTAAAGAAACTATTACTGAGTTTAAAAATCTTGATGGTTCCATAACTAAGACTACTCAACAGATTCTTGCAAATGGCGAACTTATTGAGAAATCAAGGACTAAACATGATGCCAACAAGAAAGCAATAAATGAAGAATCTAAGGCTTACGACGAACAGAGAAAAACACTATCACAGTTAGAAGCAGAAATGAATGGATACATTAAAGCTTCTGAAAAAGTAAATCGTAATAAAGCTGGACAAATAAATAGCATTACCAATACATATAAAAATGCTGATACTGGCAAAACAGTAACGGTCAATACCGATTCTGAAGGAAATGTTAACAATTATTCTAAGGTATCGAATTATTTAAAAGCTGAACAAGATGCTCTGAAGGCCGAACAAGAAATAAATAGGCAGCGGGAGCAAATAGCCAAAGAAGAATACAACACTAGGAAGGCTTTGGCTGATAAAAATTTAAGAGAAGAAGAACAAAGAAATAAAGAATTTATTGCTGCACTTAAAGAGAGATATAGCCAAGAACAAGCAATATTAAAAAATCAAGAAGAAATGGAGAAAATCCATTATCTCGCTCTTCAACAAAATCAAAAACGCGAAGAACAATATGCTAAATCTGTTGCAGACACTCAGCAAAAAATTAATGACGCTAGAAATAAATATGGCAATAATAATCATGTAGTTTCCAGTCTTAATGAACTTGAGAGTAAATTAAAATCAATCAGTAATATCGGTGATTTTAAGTCTCCCCTCTCCTCCCTTAATAATGATTTAAAGAGAACAATAAGCCACTTAGATGAAGGATCTCATCATTCGCGATCATTTGGTGATTCACTTAAACATGCATTCAGTAATATTGCGCTATATGGCGGACTCGGTTCTGTATTAATGGGAGTTCAACAATTTTTCAAAGAAGGCATCTCTTACGTTAATGAATTAAATAAGTCTCTGACCGAATTATCTATTGTTTACATGCAAGGACAAGATGAAGTAGAAAAATACGCAGAGAAATTTCATGAATTAGGCATGCAGATGAGCATCACAAGTTCAGAGCTTGCTAAGGGGGCTGTTGAATTTGCGAGACAGGGTTTATCCCAAGAAGAGACATTCTCTAGAATGGAAACAGCAGTTAAGTATGCCAAGATCAGTAATTTAGATTTTACTACAAGTGCAAAAATCCTAACTGCTACTGTCAACAGTATGGGGATTAGTATTGAAAGGGCAAGCGATGTATTTTCTTATTTGGGCGATGCTACAGCGACAGATGCTTCAGAAGTTGGAGAGGCATTTCAACGTGTAGGAGGTACTGCGGGTGCAATTGGTGTTGAATTTGAAAAAGTTGCTTCATGGATTGCGACCATTTCTTCAAATACAAGAGAGTCGGCTTCTACTATTGGTAATAGCGTAAAATCTATCCTTGCGAGAATGGAGTCTCTCAGAGAAAAGGGCTTCGACGAAGAAGATGGAACTAAAGTCAACGATGTGGCAAAAGCCTTAGCGACAATCGGAGTAAAATTAATAGATACCCAAGGTAATTTCAGAGATTTTGGTACTGTTATGGATGAGATTGGGGCAAAATGGTCCACTCTATCAAATAGACAGCAGGCGTATATTTCAACCGCAACAGCAGGAAGCTATCAGAGTGCGCGGTTCCTTTCACTTATGAGTGACTACCAGCAATCTATGGACTTGTATAGGGGCGCTTTAGATAGTGCTGGTACATCAACAGAAAAATTTGGTTTATATCAACAAGGTACCGAAGCCCATATCGATAAAATGAAGACTGCTCTTGAAGGTTTATGGTCTAGTATGTTTAAGTCTGATGGTATCAGAAGTGTCGTAGATATGTTGACTGGGCTTTTTACTGTTTTAGATAGGGTAACAAAAACATTTGGTGGATTGCAAACAATTATGGGTACAGCAACAATTGCATTTTTGTTGTTTAACCGTAATATTCCAAATGTTGCATTAGGAGTAATGGGAATTAATTTAAAAGCTGTAGCCCTGTCAATGAAAATCTTTACAGGATCTACGATAGCAGCAAGAGCAGCCGTTATTGGCCTTCAAGCTGCCATGAGTCTTGGTCTTACTGTTGCAATTATGGGAGTCACTACACTAATATCAAAACTTGTTTCTGCTAACCAGAAAGCAAAAGAAGAGCAAGAAGCACTTGCTGCTCAACAAAAAACAATTGCAACTAATTGGTCTGAACAGAAAGGTAGTATCATTGGCTTAATTGCCGAATATCAGAATCTTAACGAAGTAACTAAGGGCGGTACAGTATTTTCAGACACCGAACAAGAGCAAAAATATAGAGATCTTATCGACCAAATTAGTGGCCTTATGCCCAACCTCGTCGCAAGTATTGATGACAAGGGCGAAAAACATCTAAAGAATGCTGATGCAATCAAGCAAGAACTTGACTATACCGAAAAGTTAACCAAAGCACAGCAAGAACAAACTGTAATCGATGCAGGTAAAAATTTCGACAAACAGATCGACGAAATCGAAGATTACAATAAGCAAATCAAAAACTTGCAAGCTAAGATGGCTTTGGGTGGTTCGTATATAACGGATGGTATGGGTGGGGCAACATTCTTGCCGTTTACAGATTCAGAACTAAATAAATTTAAGATTCAATTATTAACTTTACAAAGTAAAGTGGCATCCAGCAGTAGTGTCATGCGAGATGACTTAGGAAGTATTACAAAGAACATCTTGACCATAAATGGAACTAAAATTGACGACAATGTATCAAAACAGATTGAACAAATCACTAAGTCATTAAGTTTGAATGGATTGACAGGAGAAGATTTAAAGAATAAGGCTCATGATATAAGTAAATTTGTCAGCGATTTAAATGCGCTTAAGGGAGTTTCGGCTGACACAACAAATTATCAAGCACTTATTGCCGAGATATCACTAATTGGTAAATCGCTGGGTATGACAGATTTCGATATACAAAAATTCATCGACAGCCTTAAAGAATCTAATAATGCTCTCACTACCATAACATCTCATACTGATGAAGTAAAATCTGCTCTGAACGACCTTTCAAAATCATTTAAGGATACTTCTGATACAGTAAGTCCATTGAATTCAGCTATTCAGAAACTACGACAAGGGAAAAGTTTGACTGCTGATGAAATAGCTAACCTAATTGAAAAAGTTGATGGATTCTCTTCTGCTGTTACAACAGAGAATGGAGTTCTAAAAGTCAATCTTAAAGCCGTGACTGCCCTTAGAGATAAATCAGTTCAAAGTTTTGAAGATATGATCAAGTCTAAAGAGGCACAGATTAAATCTTTAAGAGATCAGACTAATTCAGAACTCGAACAATATGGTATACAAATTGAAGGAATTAAAAGTGTAGCAGAAGCATTGCAAGCATTGGCTCAAAAAAAGACCGAAGTTTCCCAAGACATGTCTGCCATCTTGCATGATCCTGAAGGCAATGACGAATCTGGTCAAGCATATAAAAACAGCCTACAGGAGCAGCAAGCAAATATGGCAGCAACAGAGGAATCGCTGAAGGCCATTGGTGATGCACAAAATACAATCAACGAACTAAGAGGAACAGGAACTACAATTCTCAATCATGTTGGAGAATCAACAGATGATGCCAACGACTCTAATAATAAACTTACCGACTCCTACTCTGACACTGTTGAGGTTCTTACTGATCTTCAAAAAGCTTTAATATCCATTCAGAAATTGCAAGACGAAGAAGAAAATAAGCGCAACAGAATGAGAAGAAGTTCTAAGGAATATCAAGAGTCACTAAAAAAGACTCTCGATCTTAGAAAGCAAGAACTTGCTCTACTTGAAAAAGGCGCAAAAGACCCTTCTCAACTTGTTTCAACTAAAATAACAACTACTACAAAAACAACTGGCAGCGATAACTCTTCCTCTTCTTATTCTGGAAACAATTCAAGCACTGGCGATTATTCTGACATCATTAATAAGAATGCTTCCGCGAACAAAGTCGATGCCAATCTGATTAAAGCTATCATAGCTCAAGAAAGTAGTTTTAATCCTAATTCCACTTCACATTCTGGTGCCAAAGGGCTTATGCAGCTTATGGATGGTACGGCTAGAGGTTTGGGTGTAACCAATAGTTATGACCCAGAACAGAATGTTGCTGGAGGAACCAAATATTTTGCTGGCCTACTGAAAAAATATAATGGTGATGCAGAACTTGCATTAATGGCTTACAACGGTGGTCCCGGAAGAATTGATAAATGGTTAAAGTCTGGAAAGTCCATCTCCCTACCTAAAGAAACAAAAGAGTATGCTTCCAAGGTTCTCAGTTATTATAACTCTTATTCTGGAACGTCATCTTCGACCTCTGATAATAATGGAGTCGCTAAAACTACTGTTAAGACTGGTGATACATCCACCACTGTTAAAACCGATGGCCCAACCGCAAAAGAAATTAAAGACGCTGCTGAAAAAAATGCACAGGATATTCTTAAGGCTCAAAACGATGTAAATAGTGCGCAAATTGATATTTTAGAAGAAATTAAATATATAGCCGATAATGACGTTGAAGAACAAGAACGTCTAATTGCTGCCTCTCAAAAGAGACAGGAGAAACTAGATCCTACAGGTGCTGAGTTTAAAAAAGAAAATGATGTACAAGTTAATATTCAGTCTAAAATTCAAAATATAAGAAATCAAGAATCCTTAAATTTACAAAAAAAGCTAAAAGAGTACGGCATTGAATCTGATGAATATGACAAGTTAATTAAACAGTTACAAACAGAACGTGTTGACATTCAGTCAGATAAGTATAAAAAGCTTGTTGAGAATATTAATATTGGTATTGATGCAACCAAAGAAGGCATATCTAATTTAGATAACTTAATCACTCAATCTCAAAATAAAATGGCTCAATATGCTCAAGGTACTCCTGAATATAATAAAGAGTTAAATTATCAAATTGAACTGAAGAAGAAACAAAAAAAAGAAAATGACGATCTCATCTCTTCTCTTGATAGTTTGATTAAGAGTGAAAATCTTGATGCTGCTACAAAAAAGAATCTAAAGGCAATTCTAGATGAATTGAATCTTAAAGATTATACGGCAGACATTAAAGACCTGAACGCTCAATTGATTGCCTCTAAATCGATTCCTCTTGAGAACAAACTTTCCGATTTGAATTATCAGTTAGAATTGTCACAAGCAAAAATGAAGGGCTATATTGAAGGTTCTAAAGAGTACAATCAGGAGATCAAAAATCAGATTTCGATTCAAAATGAAAAAATTGCGGTTACTAAAGAATTGATTGCATATGAGGAAACGCAATCTAAAAATGAAGAATTAACTGCTGAAGCACGAGAAGAGCATAAGAAAAGAGTTCAAGAATTAACTTTAAGTCTCTACGATTACTCTGACGCAATTAAATCTTTACGTGAAGATTATGCTGATAAGATTATTGATGAATTAAAAAAAGTAATCGAACAAGAAAGAGATTTGAAACTTGAAGCAATTGATGATCAAATTAAGGCAGAAGATGAACGTCACAATGCTCGTGTTAAAAATATTGAAGATGAACAAAAGCAGTTCGAAGATTATATCAATGCTCAACAAAAATCTTTAAGCAGACAAGATGCTTCCGATGATTATGAAGGTGACTTACAGAAAAAGTTAGAAGAAAGACAGAAGATTATTTCGCGGCTAGGTGTTTTATCGACTGATAATTCTATGAGTGCAAAAGCAAAACGCACAGATCTAAACGAACAGCTTGCATCAATTGATGAAGAAATAGGGAAGTTTAAATTAGATCGTGAACGAACTGTTCGCGACGAAAGTCTTCAAGACCAATTGGATGATCGTTCAGAATACACAGATAAAATCAAAGAGATTGAAGATGATTTAACTGATACCGTTAAAAAGAATCTTGATAAACAAAAAGAAGCAATTGAGCAGGAATATGACGACAGATTGAATAATGAGAAGTATTTCTATGATCTAAAACAGAGATTGCTAAGTGATGATTCTGCAATATCAAAAGCGGCGATTGCTGAAATACAAACTGCATATGGAATTTACTTTACTACTTTGCAAAATCATGCATTTGAGACGACTCAAGCATTCAATAACCTCAATGATGCATTAATAAAAATGCAAAATAATTTATCTGGGTTCCCAACAAGTGATTATTCGGGTATTTCTTCTGTCAGTCCCCCTCCGACGACTCCTGGTGGTAATTCATCTAATTCACCAACGCCTAATTCAAAAGATACTTCAGCAGCACGTTCAGCGTGGCAAGCATATCTATCCAATAAGCAACAAGCAGAACTTATTCGCAAAGATATGGAAAAGAGTAAGAAAGATAAGGCTAAATATACTAAGTTAGAGAATGATTTTAATGCTCTTAAGGGTAAAAATGATGTAATCCGTAGTCAATATACTTGGTTTCCTGAAGGTAGTTATGATGAGTTAAAAAATAAGGATATATTTTCTGCTGAAACTGGCGGCATGACTCCAGGTTGGGGTTCTGGAGGCAAATTGCTTTTAGCTCATGAAAAAGAGTTAATTCTTAATAAATTTGATACCTCAAACCTTTTGAAAATTGTTGATGTAGCAAGAAACATAATTACACAAACAAGAAATGGATTAAATAATATATCTTTTACACCTTCTGTGGCAGGAGCAACGAACAATACTAGCACAATTGGAGATATTTACATCTATGCAAATAACAAAGACGATGCGGAATCCATCTCTGATAAGGTTGTTAAAAAATTGCAAAAGTTTAAAAAATTCTGA
- a CDS encoding glycosyltransferase — MKQKTILYPCTLDYSFLFQRPQQIMRQFARNGYRVIFCNNTQTNEPPEEVEPNLFVYHNWQDVINKIKYKQLKIDIYYYTWAKSAQFIDDVKAKLNIYDSVDSFPSWYEYEDNAVSSANIVLTSSQFLYELRSKNHNNVHLVRNACPESYINKKSIIPEEYKHIDKPIVLFSGAIGSWVSTHLLKKVADKYAVVLVGKEFGKSCPSNVINLGTRDHEELYNYYAHADVCLLPFDTTQEVTQAACAIKLFEHMAAGKITVATDWNETNIYPDSVFTGKTDEEFLEQVDRAIQLSSSDYHKNKSLEYAKQNTWESRFNDIAEIIENYYSKEGVFV, encoded by the coding sequence ATGAAACAAAAAACCATATTATATCCATGTACTTTGGATTATTCATTTCTCTTCCAGCGTCCTCAACAAATAATGAGACAGTTTGCGCGTAACGGGTATAGGGTAATCTTCTGCAATAATACTCAGACAAATGAACCGCCAGAAGAAGTTGAACCGAATCTTTTTGTGTATCATAATTGGCAAGATGTAATTAATAAGATCAAGTACAAACAACTAAAAATTGATATTTATTATTATACTTGGGCAAAATCAGCACAGTTTATTGATGATGTCAAAGCGAAGTTGAATATCTATGACAGCGTAGACAGCTTCCCTAGTTGGTATGAATATGAAGATAACGCGGTTAGTAGTGCCAATATTGTGCTAACATCCAGTCAATTTCTATATGAACTTAGAAGCAAGAATCATAACAACGTACATCTTGTTAGAAATGCGTGTCCAGAATCATACATCAACAAAAAATCAATTATTCCAGAAGAATATAAACACATAGATAAACCTATTGTTTTGTTTTCTGGCGCAATAGGATCATGGGTATCTACACATCTGCTAAAAAAAGTTGCTGATAAGTATGCTGTTGTACTAGTTGGGAAAGAATTCGGGAAGAGTTGTCCTTCCAACGTCATTAATCTAGGGACAAGGGATCACGAAGAACTGTACAATTATTATGCTCATGCCGATGTATGCCTCCTACCATTCGATACAACTCAAGAAGTTACGCAAGCAGCATGTGCCATTAAACTATTCGAACATATGGCTGCTGGAAAAATTACTGTTGCTACTGATTGGAATGAAACGAATATCTATCCTGACTCTGTATTTACAGGAAAAACAGATGAAGAATTTTTGGAGCAAGTAGATCGAGCTATTCAATTAAGCAGTTCGGATTATCATAAAAATAAGTCATTGGAATATGCAAAGCAGAACACTTGGGAAAGTAGATTTAATGATATTGCAGAAATCATTGAGAATTATTATTCCAAGGAAGGTGTTTTTGTTTGA
- a CDS encoding CgeB family protein produces MSEKLKILFTNNAPLIKHGIAQGFKNLGYDIFIMDKNYQLWDKSKERQVEIFKRAVEEFHPSIVFSECFANFAEGIFEHTKEKGIFHVFFSIEDTPYDHWIGDYWSDYADHIFTTTAECLPNYWNKGRQAELMLFGCNPSFHKSVKTDITKDIVLVANNYERRFQQTKDYIIPLVEQNYNIEIYGNEWWTDSSKEVNLCNSNAYKGYMAYENLPLLYSSSKIALGQNLDGNSVTQSSMRMAEVMGIGGALLVSPYTKSQEFLFNDHIYLPKTGQEMIDMVDEILSMTDKQRQLKAKKAQKYVYKYHNYDIRAKQVIDAYYGLK; encoded by the coding sequence TTGAGTGAGAAACTAAAAATACTTTTTACAAATAATGCTCCTTTAATTAAGCATGGTATTGCTCAGGGTTTTAAGAATTTGGGATATGATATTTTTATTATGGATAAAAACTATCAATTATGGGACAAAAGCAAAGAACGACAAGTTGAAATATTTAAACGGGCTGTCGAAGAATTTCACCCGTCAATTGTGTTTTCAGAATGCTTCGCTAATTTTGCAGAAGGTATATTTGAACACACTAAAGAAAAAGGTATATTTCATGTGTTTTTTTCAATAGAAGATACTCCTTACGATCACTGGATAGGTGATTATTGGTCTGATTATGCAGATCATATTTTCACCACCACTGCTGAATGTCTCCCCAACTATTGGAACAAAGGTAGGCAAGCAGAGTTGATGTTATTTGGCTGCAACCCTTCTTTTCACAAGTCAGTAAAAACAGATATTACTAAAGATATTGTTTTGGTCGCCAATAACTATGAACGTAGATTTCAGCAAACAAAGGATTATATTATTCCTTTGGTGGAGCAAAATTATAACATCGAGATTTATGGAAATGAATGGTGGACTGATTCATCAAAGGAAGTCAATCTATGTAATTCTAATGCTTACAAGGGGTATATGGCTTATGAAAATCTTCCCCTCCTCTACTCATCATCAAAAATTGCATTAGGACAAAACTTAGATGGAAATTCAGTTACACAATCCTCTATGCGCATGGCGGAAGTTATGGGAATTGGGGGAGCTTTGCTTGTTTCTCCATATACAAAAAGTCAGGAATTTCTATTCAACGATCATATTTATCTTCCTAAAACTGGACAAGAAATGATTGACATGGTTGATGAGATATTGAGCATGACAGACAAGCAAAGACAGTTGAAGGCAAAAAAAGCACAAAAATATGTTTACAAATATCACAACTATGATATTAGGGCTAAACAAGTAATTGATGCTTATTATGGTTTGAAATAA